In one window of Frigoriglobus tundricola DNA:
- the sucB gene encoding dihydrolipoyllysine-residue succinyltransferase, with amino-acid sequence MKPEGVSGTGRDGRITKEDAVSAAATATAVKPAPSGNGAPKPAPVPVPAGQRTTREAMTPIRKRIATRLLESQTTTATLTTFNEADMTAIQELRAKYNEKFEKKHGVKLGFMSVFVKAAIEALKAFPLVNARIDGTDIVHQHFYDIGVAVSTEKGLMVPVIRGADALGFADIEKAITAVAKKARDGKVTVADLEGGTFTITNGGIFGSMMSTPILNPPQVAILGMHSIQKRAVVVNDQVVVRPMMYLALSYDHRLIDGREAVQFLVRIKECVESPERILFEI; translated from the coding sequence GTGAAGCCGGAGGGCGTCAGCGGCACCGGCCGCGACGGGCGCATCACGAAAGAGGACGCGGTCTCGGCGGCGGCCACCGCAACGGCGGTGAAACCGGCGCCCAGCGGCAACGGCGCGCCGAAGCCCGCGCCGGTCCCGGTGCCGGCGGGCCAGCGGACCACCCGCGAGGCGATGACGCCGATCCGCAAGCGGATCGCGACGCGGTTGCTCGAGAGCCAGACCACCACCGCGACGCTCACGACGTTCAACGAAGCCGACATGACGGCGATCCAGGAGCTGCGCGCGAAGTACAACGAGAAGTTCGAGAAGAAGCACGGCGTGAAGCTCGGCTTCATGTCGGTCTTCGTAAAGGCCGCGATCGAGGCGCTCAAGGCGTTCCCGCTCGTGAACGCCCGCATCGACGGCACGGACATCGTGCACCAGCACTTTTACGACATCGGCGTGGCCGTCAGCACCGAGAAGGGGCTGATGGTGCCCGTGATCCGCGGCGCAGACGCGCTCGGGTTCGCGGACATCGAGAAGGCGATCACGGCGGTCGCGAAGAAGGCCCGCGACGGCAAGGTGACGGTCGCGGACCTGGAGGGCGGCACGTTCACCATCACCAACGGCGGCATCTTCGGGTCGATGATGAGCACGCCGATCCTGAACCCGCCGCAGGTCGCGATCCTGGGGATGCACAGCATCCAGAAGCGCGCCGTGGTGGTAAACGATCAGGTGGTCGTCCGCCCGATGATGTACCTCGCGCTCAGCTACGACCACCGGCTCATCGACGGCCGCGAGGCCGTCCAGTTCCTCGTGCGCATCAAAGAGTGCGTGGAGAGCCCGGAACGAATTTTGTTCGAGATATGA
- a CDS encoding GAP1-N2 domain-containing protein, whose amino-acid sequence MARAEETEDGVFVGDQYYVTHCAPADSVLNNPGYTVRAASKIDPAALDAAFRYPPYELPIDLWRDPPSAANAPRRLARARHPAGGVWAAHSAYLVKDTVGRDRSYFSHLMQFPAAPAAAVLRSWGADEWVTDYPPGASKALPGNVELPVGALVSDAALTAFLGDSPPGPTELSRTVCPPRLRGTPGERRDLFGRLFLAALVLTEDANRRLYVHAEPGVLALLLYGAVRLLPQSAVADLTFSTYEPAQRDLRDPRLGRVVGTYLGAPGKTLAPDALAPNGLVLDTFALGRSSPELRKPVTESLPSAMKDLIKVVARGEWATVDDIHQFVGGEWDVRSWLEDARVRTKAPPLPPLPDAGEMISLDDPAVNADDALSLDDAPTPPAPAPRARAAGPRRRGGARGTGPRVRPGAPPSRPVGAMTYAAPITRTSPACLLLLIDQSKSMADPFIAGTGQTKAGVVADALNRLIQNVVLRSAKADGVRDYFRVGVLGYGQSVKAGLGGAAPHNVLIPVSQLGAHPLRVETRTKLIPDGVGGVLEQKVKFPVWYDPEASGQTPMCEALAAAGLAVQGFVTEFPDAYPPIVLNLTDGMPSDGNPQYNARLITNQGTRDGATLLFNLLISSKPVAADYFPATEAHLTDVCSKLLFRMSSVLPPKLLEAARAEGHGVQPRARGVVINADPTAIVRFLDIGTRVTPSGK is encoded by the coding sequence GTGGCGAGAGCGGAGGAAACAGAGGACGGCGTGTTCGTTGGTGACCAATATTATGTCACCCACTGCGCCCCCGCCGACAGCGTGCTGAACAACCCGGGCTACACGGTCCGGGCGGCATCGAAGATCGATCCCGCCGCTCTCGACGCGGCGTTTCGCTATCCGCCCTACGAACTGCCCATTGATTTGTGGCGCGACCCCCCGTCGGCGGCGAACGCCCCGCGCCGGCTGGCCCGCGCCCGGCACCCCGCGGGCGGGGTGTGGGCGGCCCATTCCGCGTACCTCGTCAAGGACACGGTCGGGCGGGACCGCTCCTACTTCTCCCACCTGATGCAGTTCCCCGCGGCCCCGGCCGCCGCGGTGCTCCGCTCCTGGGGCGCCGACGAATGGGTGACCGATTACCCGCCCGGCGCGTCCAAGGCGCTCCCGGGCAACGTCGAACTGCCCGTGGGAGCCCTCGTGAGCGACGCGGCCCTCACCGCGTTCCTGGGCGACTCGCCCCCCGGGCCGACCGAGCTGAGCCGGACCGTCTGCCCCCCGCGGCTGCGCGGCACCCCCGGCGAGCGCCGCGACCTGTTCGGCCGCCTGTTCCTCGCGGCCCTCGTGCTCACCGAGGACGCGAACCGGCGGTTGTACGTCCACGCCGAACCGGGTGTCCTCGCGCTCCTTCTATACGGCGCGGTCCGCCTCCTGCCGCAGTCGGCCGTGGCCGACCTGACGTTCTCCACTTACGAACCGGCCCAACGGGACCTCCGCGACCCCCGGCTCGGCCGCGTCGTCGGCACGTACCTCGGGGCGCCTGGAAAAACGCTCGCCCCCGACGCCCTCGCCCCGAACGGCCTGGTGCTGGACACGTTCGCCCTCGGTCGCTCGTCGCCCGAACTCCGCAAGCCGGTGACCGAGTCGCTCCCGAGCGCCATGAAGGACCTGATCAAGGTCGTGGCCCGCGGCGAGTGGGCAACGGTGGACGACATTCACCAGTTCGTCGGCGGCGAATGGGACGTGCGCAGCTGGCTCGAGGACGCCCGCGTGCGGACGAAGGCGCCGCCCCTTCCGCCGCTCCCCGACGCCGGGGAGATGATCTCGCTCGACGACCCGGCCGTCAACGCCGACGACGCGCTCTCCCTGGACGACGCCCCGACTCCGCCCGCTCCGGCGCCCCGCGCGCGCGCGGCCGGCCCCCGGCGCCGCGGCGGCGCCCGCGGGACCGGCCCCCGCGTCCGCCCCGGCGCTCCGCCGTCGCGCCCGGTCGGCGCGATGACCTACGCGGCCCCCATCACCCGCACGAGCCCGGCGTGCCTGCTGCTCCTCATCGACCAATCGAAGTCGATGGCCGACCCGTTCATCGCCGGTACCGGACAGACGAAAGCCGGGGTCGTCGCCGACGCGCTGAACCGGCTGATCCAGAACGTGGTACTCAGGTCGGCCAAGGCGGACGGGGTCCGGGACTACTTCCGCGTCGGCGTGCTGGGCTACGGCCAGAGCGTCAAGGCCGGGCTGGGCGGCGCCGCACCGCACAACGTCCTGATCCCCGTCAGCCAGCTCGGCGCGCACCCGCTGCGCGTGGAAACCCGGACGAAGCTCATCCCGGACGGCGTCGGCGGGGTTCTGGAACAGAAGGTGAAGTTCCCGGTGTGGTACGACCCCGAGGCGAGCGGCCAGACGCCCATGTGCGAAGCGCTCGCCGCCGCCGGCCTGGCCGTCCAGGGGTTCGTCACCGAGTTCCCCGACGCGTACCCGCCGATCGTCCTCAACCTGACCGACGGGATGCCCAGCGACGGCAACCCGCAGTACAACGCCCGGCTGATCACCAACCAGGGCACCCGCGACGGCGCGACCCTGCTCTTCAATCTGCTCATCTCGAGCAAGCCGGTCGCGGCCGACTACTTCCCGGCCACCGAGGCCCACCTGACCGACGTGTGTTCCAAGCTCCTGTTCCGCATGTCCAGCGTGCTGCCGCCCAAGCTGCTGGAGGCCGCACGGGCCGAGGGGCACGGCGTGCAACCGCGGGCGCGCGGGGTGGTGATCAACGCCGACCCGACGGCGATCGTCCGGTTCCTCGACATCGGCACCCGCGTCACGCCCTCCGGCAAGTGA
- a CDS encoding ankyrin repeat domain-containing protein translates to MHLPALVVSLFASGLGGLAHSEPLHGAARTGSIIQAHLALLCCPDAVNAPERRTKGRPATPVHIAASGNNVGVLNLLLARGGRVNDPGQSGGAPLQHAARRNSTGTVELLLKHGATLDIFSAVALNRQDDVRLMFRAAGVFGLQKQLANLRSDGPGWGSQTLLTEAVATGDVRMVELLIRHGAEVNPHADPRAPIDWLPLYRAVTAQRIDMVELLIRHGAKVNPYADSRKTLAWTPLHAAVYARRRDIAVFLLQKGAKADAQDCDGSTALHMAVGIGDVEMVRVLLKHGANPNTQRDYYLPRASMPNGDPRTFSTPLHTAIERESLELVALLLANGASLTTRDAMRRNPVDLALKIMPGRMVHLAGQPKPTAPEPEELSVNRALCLKLLLRYGGKSSEQK, encoded by the coding sequence ATGCACCTTCCCGCTCTTGTCGTGTCCCTCTTCGCTTCCGGGCTCGGCGGGTTGGCTCACTCCGAACCGCTTCACGGAGCGGCTCGCACGGGCAGCATCATTCAGGCGCACCTCGCGCTCTTGTGCTGTCCCGACGCGGTGAACGCGCCGGAGCGACGCACCAAGGGCCGACCTGCTACGCCAGTCCACATCGCGGCGAGTGGGAACAACGTCGGTGTGCTGAACCTTCTTCTCGCGCGCGGCGGAAGGGTAAACGATCCGGGCCAGAGCGGAGGGGCTCCGCTCCAGCACGCGGCGAGGCGCAACTCGACCGGTACTGTCGAACTACTCCTCAAGCACGGCGCCACGCTCGACATCTTTTCCGCCGTGGCCCTGAACAGGCAGGACGACGTTCGGTTGATGTTCCGCGCCGCGGGTGTGTTCGGATTGCAGAAGCAACTCGCGAACCTCCGTTCCGACGGGCCGGGTTGGGGTTCGCAGACGCTTCTGACCGAGGCCGTTGCAACAGGCGACGTGCGGATGGTGGAACTCTTGATCCGACACGGCGCGGAGGTGAACCCTCACGCCGATCCCAGAGCGCCCATAGATTGGCTGCCGCTTTACAGGGCCGTCACAGCGCAACGGATCGACATGGTGGAACTCTTGATCCGACACGGCGCGAAGGTGAACCCATATGCCGATTCTCGGAAGACTTTAGCTTGGACGCCGCTCCACGCGGCCGTCTACGCGCGGCGGCGCGACATCGCCGTCTTTTTGCTTCAAAAGGGGGCGAAAGCGGATGCCCAGGATTGCGACGGTTCCACGGCGCTTCATATGGCCGTTGGGATCGGGGATGTGGAGATGGTCCGCGTCTTGTTGAAACACGGCGCGAACCCGAACACCCAGCGGGATTACTATCTTCCACGCGCCAGCATGCCTAACGGCGACCCGCGAACCTTTTCCACCCCGCTTCACACCGCCATCGAACGGGAGTCGCTGGAACTGGTGGCGCTCTTGCTCGCGAACGGCGCGTCCTTGACGACCCGCGACGCAATGCGCCGCAACCCGGTCGATTTGGCGTTGAAGATCATGCCCGGCAGAATGGTTCATCTGGCCGGGCAACCGAAGCCGACCGCACCCGAGCCGGAAGAGCTCTCCGTCAACCGCGCGCTTTGCCTCAAACTCCTCCTTCGCTACGGCGGAAAGTCGAGTGAGCAGAAGTGA
- a CDS encoding NUDIX hydrolase: protein MPFVCARCGFTYYFNPAVAAAAFIFDSEGRVLLIRRAKNPAAGKLGVPGGFIDYGESAEDGMRREVREEVGLEIDRIQFLVSFPNQYQYREVTYPVVDLYFTADAVRPRSARPLDAVAGIEWRFPIDVPDEECAFDSMRVALASFLNLNDPHE, encoded by the coding sequence ATGCCGTTCGTCTGCGCGCGGTGCGGGTTCACGTACTATTTCAACCCCGCGGTCGCCGCCGCCGCGTTCATTTTCGACTCGGAGGGCCGCGTGCTGCTCATCCGCCGGGCGAAAAATCCCGCGGCTGGGAAATTGGGCGTGCCCGGCGGGTTCATCGACTACGGCGAATCGGCGGAAGACGGGATGCGCCGCGAGGTGCGCGAGGAGGTCGGGCTGGAGATCGACCGGATCCAGTTCCTCGTGTCGTTCCCGAACCAGTACCAGTACCGCGAGGTGACGTACCCGGTGGTGGACCTGTACTTCACGGCCGACGCCGTTCGGCCCCGGTCCGCCCGGCCCCTCGACGCCGTCGCCGGGATCGAGTGGCGGTTCCCGATCGATGTGCCGGACGAGGAGTGCGCGTTCGACTCGATGCGGGTGGCGCTCGCGAGCTTCTTGAACTTGAACGACCCGCACGAATGA
- the lpdA gene encoding dihydrolipoyl dehydrogenase, protein MADSYDLIVIGGGPGGYTAAIRAAQLGLKVACVEKRPNKALGGTCLNVGCIPSKALLDSSEMYEATLHKAARHGIKVGSVALDLDTMLKRKDKVVSELTGGVGFLFKKYGVTPLFGSGKLLKGNKVEVTAADGAKTTLDAKNVLLATGSESTELPFMKFDGTRIVSSTEALTFDTVPKHLIIVGGGYIGLELGSVWKRLGAKVTVLEFLPRILAICDGEIAAEVHKLLVKQGFEIHVDTKVTGAQVAGDTVTVKAQSKDGKELSFTGDRVLVAVGRRPYTAGLGLDEAGVKYDPKSGRIEVNEHFRTNVPGVYAIGDLIAGPMLAHKASEEGVVCVEQLAGMKPHVNYDAIPSVIYIWPEVSSVGLTEEQLKEKGVEYRVGKFKFSATGRAKAMDEQDGFVKVLADAKTDRVLGVHILGPRASDLIAECVTIMEYKGSAEDIARCTHSHPTLSEAVGEAARMAWAGKPLNS, encoded by the coding sequence ATGGCGGACAGTTACGACCTGATCGTGATCGGCGGCGGGCCGGGCGGGTACACGGCGGCGATCCGGGCGGCGCAGCTCGGGCTGAAGGTGGCCTGCGTCGAGAAGCGGCCCAACAAGGCGCTGGGCGGCACGTGCCTGAACGTCGGGTGCATCCCGAGCAAGGCGCTGCTCGACTCGTCCGAGATGTACGAGGCCACGTTGCACAAGGCGGCCCGGCACGGGATCAAGGTCGGCAGCGTCGCCCTCGACCTCGACACGATGCTGAAGCGCAAAGACAAGGTGGTGAGCGAACTCACCGGCGGCGTCGGGTTCCTGTTCAAGAAGTACGGCGTCACCCCACTATTTGGCTCGGGGAAACTGCTCAAGGGCAATAAGGTTGAGGTGACCGCCGCGGACGGCGCGAAGACCACGCTGGACGCGAAGAACGTGCTGCTGGCGACCGGGAGCGAGAGCACCGAACTGCCGTTCATGAAGTTCGACGGCACGCGGATCGTCAGCTCCACGGAAGCCCTGACCTTCGACACGGTGCCGAAGCACCTCATCATCGTCGGCGGCGGGTACATCGGCCTGGAACTCGGCTCCGTCTGGAAGCGGCTCGGTGCCAAGGTGACCGTTCTGGAGTTCCTGCCGCGCATCCTCGCGATCTGCGACGGCGAGATCGCGGCCGAGGTTCACAAGCTGCTCGTCAAGCAGGGGTTCGAGATCCACGTCGATACCAAGGTGACCGGGGCACAGGTGGCCGGCGACACGGTCACGGTGAAGGCGCAGAGCAAGGACGGCAAGGAGCTGAGCTTTACGGGCGACCGCGTGCTCGTCGCGGTCGGCCGGCGGCCGTACACCGCGGGGCTGGGGCTGGACGAGGCCGGCGTGAAGTACGACCCCAAGAGCGGCCGCATCGAGGTGAACGAGCACTTCCGGACGAACGTGCCGGGCGTGTACGCCATCGGCGACCTGATCGCCGGGCCGATGCTCGCCCACAAGGCGAGCGAGGAGGGCGTGGTGTGCGTCGAGCAGCTCGCCGGCATGAAGCCGCACGTAAACTACGACGCGATCCCGAGCGTCATTTACATCTGGCCGGAGGTGTCGAGCGTCGGGCTCACGGAAGAGCAGTTGAAGGAGAAGGGGGTCGAGTACCGGGTGGGCAAGTTCAAGTTCAGCGCGACCGGCCGGGCGAAGGCGATGGACGAGCAGGACGGGTTCGTGAAGGTGCTGGCCGACGCGAAGACGGACCGGGTGCTGGGCGTCCACATCCTCGGCCCGCGGGCGTCGGACCTGATCGCGGAGTGCGTGACGATCATGGAGTACAAGGGCAGCGCCGAGGACATCGCCCGCTGCACGCACTCCCACCCGACGCTGAGCGAGGCCGTCGGCGAGGCCGCCCGGATGGCGTGGGCCGGCAAGCCGCTCAACTCGTGA
- a CDS encoding lipoyl domain-containing protein — MAIEQVTVPKAGESITEATLNRWFKPDGAYVKADEPLFEMGTDKAAQEVVAPVAGVVKHLVKEGDTVAIGARPWRRSIPTPRRRPPRPRGRAGA, encoded by the coding sequence ATGGCAATCGAACAGGTGACGGTACCGAAGGCCGGGGAATCGATCACCGAGGCGACGTTGAACCGGTGGTTCAAGCCGGACGGCGCGTACGTGAAAGCCGACGAGCCGCTGTTCGAGATGGGCACCGACAAGGCCGCGCAGGAGGTCGTCGCTCCGGTCGCGGGTGTGGTCAAGCACCTGGTGAAGGAGGGCGATACGGTCGCCATCGGCGCGCGGCCGTGGCGCAGATCGATACCGACGCCAAGGCGCCGGCCGCCGCGCCCGCGCGGGCGAGCGGGGGCGTAA